The DNA segment GTCAGGATTTCGCCGCCCAGCTCCCGGTAGCGGCGGAGAATTTCCTCGTAAGGGTGAGGATGACCGAGGCCGTATTTAAAGCCGGAGGTGTTGCACTCGATCCCTTTTCCACGTTCGATCAGGGCCTTTAAGATATTGTCGATGATGTCCATGTAGTCGGCCGGCCGGTAGTTTTTGTTCTTTTCCGGGCCATAGCGGATCACGCAGTCCAGATGGCCGAGGCAGTCAAAGGCGAAGTCCAGGGCGCGGATACGCGCCAGGGTGGACTCAAAATAGCGGAAATAGGATTCATACTCCGTCCGCCCGTCATAATAGCGGCGGTCAAAAATATCGAAACCGTCGACGAAATGGCTGGAGCCGATGAGATAATCCAGAGAAAGGGTGGGAACAAGCTCCCTTAAATAATCGGCCGTGCGGAGCTGGAGCCCAAGCTCGATGCCGCAGCGCACCGTAAGCTTCCCTTCAAACTGTTTTTTCAGCTCGGCGATCCCGGAAAGATAGGCCGGGATGTCGAGATTAAAATCAATGTGAGTCATGTGGCCCGTCCCGTAATCGTGGTGATCGGTGATGCACAGCTCTTCCATTCCAAGATTTAAGGCTGCCTGGGCCTGTCCGGCCGGCAGTGCCTTGGAATCGCCGGAAAACGAGGTATGGACATGGTAGTCAGAAAACATGGCAGATCCTCCTTAAAGCCTCAGTAAATTACGGGACATCTCCCGCATCGCCGTCCCAGATGAGCCCCTGCTCCAGATAAAACCGCTTGGCGCCGGGATGGAGCGGGATCGGCAGGGCGGAACAGAGGAAGCCGTTCCGGTCCAGGGACGAAAAGGCGCCGTGGGCCTCTTTTAATTCCGGAATCCCCGAATAGAGGATGGAAGTCAGCTCATGGACGAGCTCCTCGCTCATGTCAGCGTTCACACAGAGCAGGCATTTGATGCCGAAGGTGGCGACATCCTCGTCCTGCCCTTCGTAGGTTCCGGCCGGGATGACATCGCGGTAGTAGAAGGAATTGGAGGAAAGGATTTCTTCCAGCTCCTCGTCCGTATATTTTA comes from the Eubacteriaceae bacterium Marseille-Q4139 genome and includes:
- a CDS encoding histidinol-phosphatase HisJ family protein; amino-acid sequence: MFSDYHVHTSFSGDSKALPAGQAQAALNLGMEELCITDHHDYGTGHMTHIDFNLDIPAYLSGIAELKKQFEGKLTVRCGIELGLQLRTADYLRELVPTLSLDYLIGSSHFVDGFDIFDRRYYDGRTEYESYFRYFESTLARIRALDFAFDCLGHLDCVIRYGPEKNKNYRPADYMDIIDNILKALIERGKGIECNTSGFKYGLGHPHPYEEILRRYRELGGEILTVGSDAHRPEEVGGYFKETAELLSACGFRYYTVFRERKPWFLKV